The Plasmodium gaboni strain SY75 chromosome 5, whole genome shotgun sequence nucleotide sequence ataatattttggAAAAGATATGTAGCCGAATGtgttttttataattcgtataatttatataaagcATACAAGccaaaaataaaaaaaaagaatgtAAAAGAAAATAGGCCTCTTATCGAGTTTTATCAAAGAGgaatatatacttttatttaatatgatatttacatatatattagattaatgatgatatattttaaaaatattgttatatttttttcaaaataatatatgtcATAAAGTATATGTGAACCCCCAAAAGTTATTGCATCATATAAATGtgaagataaaaatatatggaaatatatttattaaaaagaataatagTATACAAGTTTCAATAGAGCATAGCAATATgaaatgtatatattttgtaaaagatttttctttttttttttttttttgaatattcCTTACCAACcatataaaagataaaaacAGAATAAACAGGAAGGgacaaaataatatcatagcaaaaaaaaaaaaaaaaaaaaaaaaaaaaaaaaaaaaaaaaaaaattaaaaaaaatttaaaaaaaaaaaaaaaaaaaaaaaaaaaaaaaaaaaaaaaaaaaaaaaaaaaaaaaaaaaaaaaaaaaaaaaaaaaaaaaaaaaaaaatacaaaatattcCAAAGcattttaaaatatattgcAACATGTTATCAAAATAGGATATATANNNNNNNNNNNNNNNNNNNNNNNNNNNNNNNNNNNNNNNNNNNNNNNNNNNNNNNNNNNNNNNNNNNNNNNNNNNNNNNNNNNNNNNNNNNNNNNNNNNNNNNNNNNNNNNNNNNNNNNNNNNNNNNNNNNNNNNNNNNNNNNNNNNNNNNNNNNNNNNNNNNNNNNNNNNNNNNNNNNNNNNNNNNNNNNNNNNNNNNNNNNNNNNNNNNNNNNNNNNNNNNNNNNNNNNNNNNNNNNNNNNNNNNNNNNNNNNNNNNNNNNNNNNNNNNNNNNNNNNNNNNNNNNNNNNNNNNNNNNNaaaaataaaaaaataaaaaaaaaaattattaaatatgaatatatatatatatatatatatatatttaaaagattttattttttttcctcttttttcttttttggttctaatattttttttgtagtGATTtccaattttttttttttttagttgttttttttttttttttttttttttttttttgtgttatattttgttattttcATTGTTGTTATACACATATTCTGAATTTCCCTGCtgaattttatttataggtaaattatttaaatttacacctcaaaaaaaaaaagtagATGTAAGgaaacatatttttaaacaaTATGGACGTAGTAATTTATCCATGATGAATAGAAAATTTAACAAAAGAGGTGgaaattcttttttttcaaaaaacaaaagaaaaCTTGCCAATAAATTTCAAGACAAATCATTTGGTAATAGCAATGGAAATACAGCCTTTACAAGAAAATTCAAGAGTGCTAATTTTAGAAAGAGAAGAACGACATttagaaataataaaaaaagaaatgtCTTCTTTAGAAAAAATCAAAATCTACATGATAAAATAGGAAAATTAACATCTAAGGATTTggtaatatatttgaaaaaggaaaagttatttttttcatgacatttaataaatatttatatggcatttatactatatatataatatatatatatatatatatatatttatttatttatttatttatttatttatttatatattataatagGATGATGAAttagataaatatatggGATCTAgcaatataaaaacaagGCTGGATAATGATTTAGACTCATactttaaaaataatgatgtAACACAAGGAGATATGAATAAAGgttttaataaaataggagaataaatttatttttttatcattatatagattgaatattttttgaaacatataaataatatacaattaaatgaatgtataaataaaatatttgacacacacatatatatatatatttatttatttattgtgTAACTAATATTAagcatatatattttatttatatattctataaatttatataatattttttatattatatataaaatgtgcatagtcatattataattatatatatttatatatatatataataaatatatatttcgccatacattttattgtaatttttgtatcatattttaaatataatccacttattatttaaccatattataacatttaaaaaatataatataacatttatataaatttttttttttttttctttttctttttttctttttatgttcattttttttttccttttttttttttttttttttttttttaaattaatttttggatcatatttatttcatgAGACCAAAAGGAAgtatgtaatattttacataGATATTTTTCCATTCAAGCgttattacatatttatacatttattatatcaaaataaaataaattgtttttattttattaacTTTAAAAGACTtaatttaagaaaaaataacaagaagaaaagaataaatataaataaaaagtcTTGAAATATTGcaaatgaatataaataaaaccacattttttttgtggTGTCTTACATATGTTTTAACCACATTGTAAattgaatatttattttatgtatcaatatatattgcATAATGTaaacattattttttttttttttaaaataataaactacttttaattatgaaaagttttattttatatatatatatttttttttattaaaataaagtttaaaacttaaaaaaaaaaaaaaaaaaaggaaaaacTGATTGTAAAAAGAATAAAGGAACACATtgtatatgtaaatattacatattgCATATGACGTTCATCTTTTTTCcttatttaaaaaaattgaataattcattgaaaataatattagataatattttcttctatatcatcatatataaatatatatacatatatatatgttggtacatataattatgaatatattataaaactaaaaaaaaatatatatacatatatatatataaaaatatataaaatgaaaaaaaaaaaaaaaaaataataataataataaattcaATCTTAATTCGGTACGTTCATATATAAAGggaaatttttttttttttttttttaatatataaagtacacatatatttatatatatatatgtatacatagtttatcaaaaaaaattaattatatgaattttggacttaatatttgtatacaatataagactctttattttgtttaaatGCCTATATAAGGCATGTATAAGAGTATATATTAAGGTGGTATATTTTGTGCATGCATCTTAATTTCtcaaatataatatatatatatatatatatatatttttcaattttatCGCAAGTGATATCCACTGTTGTGATGTCGCTTGGATAAATATGTTCTTATGGTCAAAGGAGAAGGGAATGGGTTTTTTGAAATGTGCTCTCTTTTATCCTTTGGTTTCcatttattttgatatttCCTTGTTGGAGGATCCATAATTTTACGAAATGAAAATTCGGATGATTTCATTATACTTATAGCTTTATGTGGATCATAATTTGCATAAtgtaataatttatatgcATATTCAGGTGAAAAAGGTACCCATTCATCAATATTTGATTTCCAGCTTTTTGCACATTCTTGTACATATGCTGATAATTctatttcattttttacaCATTTATGGTATCCTctattttttaaacatCTCTCTCTTACCCTTTCTAACATTATAGGAGAATATACTAATGTTGCTTCTCCTACTTTGCAATGACATGGTAAACCTGAACAAGAGAGGCACATCTGGTCATTCGTATTTTCTTGAgtatcataatttttatacattAATTCAGATCTACATAAGAAAAAGTTTGGCAAATTCGATACCTGATAACTATCTCCAACATTGATCTTCCCACTTTCTTTTGAACCTTCTTCGGTAActctttttttctttccCTTTTTAGGTTCTAATAAAATGAGagtaaataaaaattaagtaaacatataaaaaaaaaaaaaaatatatatatatatatatataacattaaaagtattattacaaaaaaaaaatatgttaaatgtttacatatttataaatattataatgttCACTTATTATTACCAGCTTCTTCATGGGGATCATTATATCTGCTTCCATGATTAGTACCAGTATTGTTATTATGTCCACCATAATATGTACCTtcattgttattattaaacGCTACTCTACTATGTCtatttgaaaaattatttgttGTGGAATTCTTTC carries:
- a CDS encoding hypothetical protein (conserved Plasmodium protein, unknown function); its protein translation is MAKLERKKFEARKKDGKLRTRKAGFSKFSYQANNRGKLFKFTPQKKKVDVRKHIFKQYGRSNLSMMNRKFNKRGGNSFFSKNKRKLANKFQDKSFGNSNGNTAFTRKFKSANFRKRRTTFRNNKKRNVFFRKNQNLHDKIGKLTSKDLDDELDKYMGSSNIKTRLDNDLDSYFKNNDVTQGDMNKGFNKIGE